A single genomic interval of Primulina huaijiensis isolate GDHJ02 chromosome 7, ASM1229523v2, whole genome shotgun sequence harbors:
- the LOC140980206 gene encoding uncharacterized protein produces the protein MGSFRGHIVPGTLFLVVGIWHMWCSVARYVSNPKSFRFRVWNPVPGFNGRIKYLELYVVTIGGFIDLCIEFLYSTHLKIFVHGGLNPSHMNNFEHSGMLLMFFIFGIVALLSETTSFLPLPDGALSLTASAAFTAECLLFYFHSTTNKGLEGCYHFILVLLISFCILSAIAGAFSPTSFPVDLCSGIAITLQGLWFYQTAFSLYGPMVPEGCWLQDNEIMCRSTEHEIHGELLANFQLFVLVFCVLVAVVGAYIFAEMRLNRTPNLVNSPASLEH, from the exons ATGGGTTCTTTCCGAGGGCATATTGTACCAGGGACGTTGTTTCTTGTTGTTGGGATATGGCATATGTGGTGTTCTGTGGCCAGATATGTATCAAATCCTAAGTCGTTTCGATTTAGAGTTTGGAACCCTGTTCCAGGTTTTAATGGGAGGATTAAGTACTTAGAGCTTTATGTCGTTACAATTGGAGGATTCATTGATCTGTGCATAGAATTTTTGTATTCAACGCATCTCAAGATCTTTGTTCATGGAGGCTTGAATCCTTCTCATATGAACAACTTCGAGCACTCTGGTATGCTACTCATGTTCTTCATCTTTGGTATCGTAGCACTGCTTTCTGAGACGACGAG TTTTCTCCCTTTGCCCGATGGAGCATTAAGCTTGACAGCTTCAGCAGCTTTCACCGCAGAGTGTCTCTTGTTTTACTTCCACTCCACGACCAACAAAGGCCTTGAGGGATGTTACCACTTCATTCTAGTACTTCTTATATCCTTCTGTATACTATCTGCAATAGCAGGAGCATTCTCGCCCACCAGTTTTCCAGTTGATTTATGCAGCGGCATTGCCATTACGCTTCAAGGCCTTTGGTTCTATCAGACGGCATTCAGTCTCTACGGTCCAATGGTGCCAGAGGGATGCTGGCTCCAGGATAATGAGATCATGTGTCGATCAACTGAACATGAGATACATGGCGAGTTGCTTGCGAATTTCCAGCTATTTGTTCTAGTTTTTTGCGTTCTTGTAGCAGTCGTGGGTGCATACATTTTCGCAGAGATGAGATTGAATCGTACGCCAAATCTTGTGAACTCGCCCGCTTCATTGGAACACTGA
- the LOC140980311 gene encoding growth-regulating factor 4-like has product MSGTASAPAVVGGGVGEVVYGGYRPPFTAVQWQELEHQAMIYKYLVAGLPIPPDLIMPIRRSFDALASRLFHYPSLGYCSYYGKKFDPEPGRCRRTDGKKWRCSKDAHPDSKYCERHMHRGRNRSRKHVESQSTSQSLSTAISHISTGSNNSSGSFPNMSLYSVGSSEESALGRNVMKLQMEPLSYGIHNKDLRYLHGSTSHSDEHKFSPEASLGLGSCAGSGTWCYMPSQVCSSSSLKQSSDSQFLGHSSSQENMPRAFDTINDAMAKQREQHRVVGNELCSLGQIKQEHQNLVHPFFSEWPTTKVSWSNLYDEDGSDKNVFSSTQLSMSISRANSEFSTRSSYSPNDT; this is encoded by the exons ATGAGTGGCACGGCTTCTGCACCTGCGGTGGTGGGGGGAGGGGTAGGGGAGGTAGTTTACGGAGGGTATAGGCCACCATTCACAGCAGTGCAGTGGCAGGAGCTGGAACACCAAGCCATGATATATAAGTACCTGGTGGCTGGACTTCCAATCCCACCAGACCTCATTATGCCGATTCGCCGCAGCTTTGATGCCCTTGCGTCCCGTTTATTCCACTATCCTTCGT TGGGCTATTGTTCATACTATGGGAAGAAATTTGATCCTGAGCCTGGAAGATGCCGAAGGACAGATGGGAAGAAGTGGAGATGCTCCAAAGATGCACATCCAGACTCCAAATATTGCGAGCGGCACATGCACCGAGGTCGCAACCGTTCAAGAAAGCATGTGGAATCTCAATCTACCTCGCAGTCTTTGTCAACTGCGATATCTCACATCTCTACTGGAAGCAATAATAGCAGTGGAAGCTTTCCAAATATGTCATTATATTCTGTTGGTAGTTCCGAAGAATCAGCTCTAGGAAGAAATGTGATGAAGCTGCAGATGGAGCCTCTTTCCTATGGGATCCATAACAAGGATTTGAG GTACCTCCATGGATCAACTTCTCATTCTGATGAGCATAAATTCTCCCCGGAAGCTTCTCTGGGTTTAGGCTCTTGTGCAGGTAGCGGAACATGGTGTTACATGCCTTCCCAAGTTTGTTCGAGCTCTTCATTGAAGCAGAGCTCTGATTCCCAGTTTTTGGGACATTCCTCTTCTCAAGAAAACATGCCACGTGCTTTTGATACCATTAACGATGCCATGGCAAAACAGCGGGAGCAGCACCGTGTTGTTGGGAACGAGCTTTGTTCACTGGGGCAAATTAAGCAGGAGCATCAAAATCTAGTGCACCCTTTCTTCAGCGAGTGGCCCACGACCAAAGTGTCATGGTCCAATCTTTATGATGAAGATGGGTCCGACAAGAACGTCTTCTCCTCTACTCAGCTATCCATGTCGATTTCAAGGGCGAATTCTGAGTTTTCAACAAGGAGCTCTTACTCCCCGAATG ACACTTGA
- the LOC140980908 gene encoding pyruvate kinase, cytosolic isozyme, translating into MKMEMNNDVEIGGDDVIVARPKTKIVCTLGPASRSVPMVEKLLRAGMNVARFNFSHGSHEYHQETLNNLRQAMDNTGILCAVMLDTKGPEIRTGFLKDAKPIQLKQGQEITITTDYNIKGDEEMICMSYKKLAEDVKPGSVILCADGTITFAVLACDKEKGLVHCRCENTAVLGERKNVNLPGVIVDLPTLTEKDKEDILKWGVPNQIDMIALSFVRKGSDLVEVRKLLGEHAKSILLMSKVENQEGVANFDEILTNSDAFMVARGDLGMEIPIEKIFLAQKVMIYKCNIQGKPVVTATQMLESMIKSPRPTRAEATDVANAVLDGTDCVMLSGETAAGAYPDLAVRTMAKICIEAESTIDYSDAIKRIMANAPVPMSPLESLASSAVRTANSAKAALILVLTRGGSTAKLVAKYRPGMPILSVVVPEIKTDSFDWSCSDESPARHSLIFRGLVPVLCAGSARASHEESTEEALEFSLQHAKTKGLCKVGDAVVALHRIGTSSIIKIVTVK; encoded by the exons ATGAAGATGGAGATGAACAACGATGTGGAAATTGGTGGAGATGATGTTATTGTGGCCAGGCCTAAGACGAAGATCGTGTGCACGCTGGGACCGGCGTCTCGTTCTGTTCCCATGGTGGAGAAGCTTCTTCGTGCGGGGATGAACGTCGCTCGATTCAATTTCTCGCATGGATCTCACGAATATCATCAGGAGACACTCAATAACCTCCGCCAGGCTATGGACAACACCGGCATACTCTGCGCTGTCATGCTCGACACCAAG GGTCCAGAAATTCGAACAGGTTTCTTAAAAGATGCCAAGCCTATCCAACTGAAGCAGGGACAAGAGATCACAATAACCACTGACTACAACATCAAAGGTGATGAGGAAATGATCTGCATGAGCTACAAAAAATTGGCAGAGGATGTAAAGCCTGGTAGTGTTATATTGTGTGCTGACGGCACTATCACCTTCGCTGTTTTGGCTTGTGACAAAGAAAAAGGCTTAGTACATTGCCGCTGTGAGAACACTGCGGTTCTAGgtgaaaggaaaaatgtcaaCCTTCCTGGTGTTATCGTGGATCTCCCAACTTTGACGGAGAAAGACAAGGAAGATATCTTGAAATGGGGAGTTCCAAATCAAATTGATATGATTGCTCTTTCCTTCGTTCGAAAAGGTTCTGACTTGGTGGAGGTCAGAAAATTGCTGGGTGAGCATGCCAAAAGCATCCTTCTCATGTCTAAG GTTGAAAATCAAGAAGGGGTGGCGAATTTTGATGAAATTTTAACCAATTCGGATGCCTTCATGGTGGCTCGTGGTGATCTGGGCATGGAAATTCCAATAGAGAAGATATTTTTGGCTCAAAAGGTGATGATATACAAGTGTAATATCCAAGGAAAGCCTGTGGTCACTGCAACACAGATGTTGGAATCAATGATCAAGTCTCCGAGGCCAACCAGAGCAGAAGCCACGGATGTTGCCAATGCTGTTCTTGATGGTACAGACTGCGTAATGCTCAGTGGTGAAACTGCTGCAGGAGCTTATCCAGATCTTGCGGTCCGTACCATGGCCAAGATTTGCATAGAAGCTGAAAGCACAATTGATTACAGTGATGCTATTAAACGAATAATGGCAAATGCACCAGTTCCCATGAGCCCATTGGAGAGCCTTGCATCATCAGCAGTTCGAACAGCTAATTCAGCTAAAGCAGCTCTTATTTTGGTCCTGACTAGAGGAGGCAGTACCGCGAAGCTAGTGGCTAAATACAGACCAGGCATGCCAATTTTGTCAGTGGTAGTTCCTGAAATAAAGACCGATTCATTTGATTGGTCGTGCAGTGACGAATCTCCGGCCAGGCACAGTCTTATATTCAGAGGACTTGTTCCTGTTCTTTGTGCTGGATCTGCTAGGGCTTCTCACGAGGAGTCAACTGAGGAAGCTCTGGAGTTTTCTCTTCAGCACGCTAAAACAAAAGGACTCTGCAAGGTGGGAGATGCTGTCGTGGCCCTCCACCGTATTGGGACCTCATCTATCATTAAGATCGTCACTGTCAAGTGA